A single Populus nigra chromosome 13, ddPopNigr1.1, whole genome shotgun sequence DNA region contains:
- the LOC133670698 gene encoding LOB domain-containing protein 41-like, whose translation MRMSCNGCRVLRKGCSENCSIRPCLQWIKSSESQANATVFLAKFYGRAGLMNLINAGPEHLRPAIFRSLLYEACGRIVNPIYGSVGLMWSGSWQLCQAAVEAVLKGAPITPINSEAAVNGHGPPLKVYDIRHVSKEENSAASNDANRARTRCRVRRVVKPKASKRACFGNGLASIAVDTLSARDELTRCTSHDSSVSHQSELAVLDGDSKESDESMVSVETAEASLLFPPNPESKNDCKAHDVASNGISGLELGLDLTLGLEPVSRAHQVVPVKKRKVEAYGSGDVDTCKMELRLEYP comes from the exons ATGCGGATGAGTTGTAATGGATGTAGAGTTTTACGCAAAGGCTGTAGTGAAAACTGTAGTATTAGGCCTTGTTTACAGTGGATCAAGAGTTCTGAGTCTCAAGCCAACGCTACTGTTTTTCTTGCCAAGTTCTATGGCCGTGCTGGCCTTATGAACCTCATCAACGCTGGCCCTGAACATCTCCGTCCTG CGATTTTTAGGTCGTTGCTCTACGAAGCATGCGGGAGGATAGTGAACCCGATTTATGGCTCGGTTGGGCTGATGTGGTCGGGAAGCTGGCAGCTTTGTCAAGCCGCTGTTGAAGCCGTACTAAAAGGTGCTCCGATAACTCCAATTAACTCTGAAGCTGCAGTTAATGGCCATGGCCCCCCGCTAAAAGTGTATGATATTCGACACGTTTCGAAAGAAGAAAACTCGGCTGCGTCAAATGATGCAAACCGAGCCAGGACTCGGTGCCGGGTCAGGCGAGTTGTGAAGCCGAAAGCTAGCAAGCGGGCTTGTTTTGGTAATGGGTTGGCGTCAATCGCTGTCGACACATTGTCGGCACGGGACGAGTTGACTCGGTGTACGAGTCACGACTCTTCGGTGAGTCACCAATCCGAGTTGGCAGTGTTGGATGGCGACAGCAAAGAGTCTGATGAGAGCATGGTGTCTGTGGAAACAGCCGAGGCTTCATTGCTGTTCCCACCCAACCCCGAGTCGAAAAACGATTGCAAGGCCCATGACGTTGCGAGTAACGGAATATCTGGGCTTGAGCTCGGCCTGGACTTGACCCTGGGCCTTGAGCCCGTGTCACGTGCACATCAGGTGGTCCCCGTGAAGAAGAGAAAGGTGGAAGCTTACGGGTCTGGTGATGTTGACACGTGTAAGATGGAGCTCAGACTTGAATATCCTTGA